In Janthinobacterium sp. B9-8, the genomic stretch CCGGCAATGCTGAATGAAAATAGGGTGATCACTAAAATTTGTAAAATATAAATAGCAAATATTTCAATGGTGAATAAATTTAGAATGATAAGAAATATAAAATAAAACCCAGCTAGAACAAGGCTGTTTACAAGTGCAATAACCACCACTGATAATAGAGGTATTATCTTTGATATATTGTTTTTTCTGAGTAGGCCTGCATTTTCTACTAAGAAAAGCTTTCCTCTGCTAATGACTTCAGAGAAATATTGCCATACCAGCATGCCACTGGTTAGATAAATGGTATAAGCATAGTGGCTATTTATTCCGGGTAGACGTGATTTCATTAAATCAGCAAAGACCAGGCTGTAGGTTAATATCATCAGTACAGGAGCAAAAAAAAGCCAAAATATACCGAGAATAGAACCGCTATATCTGGATTTTATTTCCCTGCTAACCATGGCATGCAACAGCCAGCGCCCGGCAAAAATTCTTTTAATGAATTCCAAAAAAAACTCCCCATAAATGAATGGCTGCAATTGAAGAGATAATTCCGGAGGTATTAGCCAGCTGATCATAAATGCAACATTTTCTGCCTGCTAGCGGTTGAATCATCTCTATGCTGCCACCCATTAAAAAAAGAACAATAAATAATTTTGAATAACTAAGATAGGGGGCAAGCAATAAGCTCAGCAAAAAATAGGATACAAAATGAAGAATTTTATCATTCTGAATTGGAGAGTATTTTTGTAAATTATAAAATGAGCCCGTAATAATCAACAGAAAGGTGATGATAATTAGTGCGCCATTTAATAGTGATTCGCCCATACATCCCTATATGTATCTAGTGTTTTAGACGCGCAGCGATCCCAGGTAAAATAGTGAGATCGAATTAATCCTTCTGTAATATGATCGCAAGCGCATTCAGGTGATAAGGCTAAATTGGTCATATGCTCTGCCAGACCTTCGATATCGCCCCGATTAAAGTAAAAGGGGGCTGCGCCGCCTATTTCCTGAATTGCACCCCCTGAGGTGGTAATAACGGGAGTGCCAACAGTCATTGCTTCTAACACGGGTAAGCCGAATCCTTCATAAGCGGAGGGATAAACCATGCAGCGTGCACCGGCTAATAGAGCAGGCAAATCTTTTTCTGTAACATATTGCAGCCAGCGCACATTTTTGCTGTGCTTGATTCTTTCTAGAATATCTTCGCATTTCCAGCCCACGCCACCAATAATAATCAGAGGCAAAGTGGTTTTTTTATTTTGCACCAGCATTTGATAGGCAGTGAGTAAATCCTCTATTTTTTTTCTTGGTTCAATGGTGCCTAAGAATAAAAAATATTCTTTACTGGGTAAATTGTATTTTTCTAAAATGCGGCTATTGTATGATTCGGGTGAAAATTTTGTATGGTCTACTCCGTTGTAGGTGATATGTAGTTTATTACTTACTTCCGGCATCCAGCGGATTAATTCTTTTTTTACCGATTTTGAAACCACAAAAATAGCATCTGCTTTTTCTAAAGTCAGTGGTAAATGCTCATTTAAGAAACGCACTCTTTCAATAGGGTGCCATTCTGGATTAATAATATGTGAAAGATCATGTACTGTCACTAAGTATGGATATTGCAATACGGTTGGAATGTAGTTTGGCTCGTGGTAAATGTATTTTTTTTCTTTGATGGTATGTACACCACGATTCGCATGGTATTTTTTTCTAAGATAAGATTTGAGCGCAGGAAAGCGGTTAACCATATTTCTTATTTTAGAAAGTAAAAATTCATTATTTGTTTTTTTGCTGACGCGGCCAAATTGATAGTAATCGAGATCAAGATCAGAGCCACGCTCTTGCATGGCTCTGGATAAGCTGGTGGCATAACGCCCTATCCCGGTGAGCGGGGGAATCATGCCTTGCGCAGAAAATAAGATATTCATCTTTTCCATTTTTATCTTTATTTATATTAATCTGTGGTTTTTAAAATTTAAAAATATTGATTAATCAGATTTCAGTAATAAATGATAGATGGCAGATTTTATTATTATGAGGTTTTGCTTGTTTGCTTACTATTTTTACTGATCAGTACTGCTTCGTTATTGAGTGCCACTTTAATTTTATGCGTCTCAAATTTACTGAACTTTGCCATTGCTGGCATGCTTGCCTTATACATCTGGATAGTTTTGCTGACCATTTGATTTGCAGTCAGCTCTTGCTCAAACCGGGCTCTGGCATAGAGTGCCATTTTGTTTCTAAGTACATCATCCTGGCTTAGCATATTGATAGCATCTGCTAAGGCATTGGGATTGGACGGCGGAACAAGTAGCCCAGATTTATTATGCTCATTAACCCAGGAAACACCGGAGCCAGAAATATCGCAAGAAATAATGGGTTTAGAAAAGCTCATGGCTTCTACTTGCACAATGCCATACGCTTCTGATCGATAAATAGATGGCAGGCAAAATATATCGCAAGCGGCGTAATAAGATGCTAATTGTTGATCCGCAATGGTTCCAAGTAATTTTATTTTGTATTCTAGGCCAAGCTTTTTAATCAGCGGCTGGAAGCTCTCTATCCCTGGCCCTCCAATCAAGATCACAATATCATCGTTCGTATATTTGCAGGCTTCGATTAAATATCTAACCCCTTTATAGGCCGCAGATCTACCTATTGATAAAACTATTTTTTTATTTTTGTATTCTGATCTTATTTTGCTAACCAGCTCCGCAGAAACTTGTTTGCTTTTGTCTACTACCCCAATTGGAATAATGGATACTTTATCCATATTGGGAGCTAGCCATTTGGATGATTCAGCATAGCGCTGCGATGTGGCGATAATGCCATCTGCACGGTTGATTAGCCATTTCAACCATGGCGCATAAAGCTTGAGCATATGTTTTTGTTTAACGATATCACTATGCCAGTGCAGGTAAACTTTGCATTTTGGTTGAATAAGCCAAATTGCTAAATTAGCCATGGGATTGGGTAGATGAATATGAATTGCATCGTATTGATGGATGCAATTGTTCAGCTCCTTGATGAGCTTAAGTGAAATCGATGTTGAGTTGATAACGGCTAAGGTGCCAGCTCTGATTACTTGATAGCTGGAGTTGACTAAATCAATTTTTGTCTCTTTGCCCTTGTTACTACAGAGTACATCTGCATTTACACCTTGATTATTCAGGCCTTCAACCAAGTCGAAAGTGACTGTTTCTATTCCACCATATTCAGGCGGGTAGAATTTTCCAAGATGTATTATTTTCATAAATATAGCTCTTATAAGTGATATTTTATTAAGTTTGCTATTTTTAATGATCGATCGCGCTGCAGCAAAAGGCATTGAGGGAGCTTTGTAACTAAGCTGAGTCGATGGTTTGAAGGTCTTGCCCCTTACTTTTTTGATGGCCGATATGCTTCGGCTGTTTTTTATACTAGTAATTGAATTTAATAATTACAAGAAAATTTCTTTGTGCGTGTTTTTGCTTGCTGCTGCTTTGCTAGCTCTGTGCCTTTGGGCAAGGCTTTCTGTAGCAGGGTGATTGTGGTGTTTGCTTGCTTGTTTGCTATGTATTGGCAGCGCGGTGGCATTGCCGGACTATTCGATGGTTATTTTGCCTTGCACAATATGCTGCAGGCGCTCTGGCTCGCGCACGATGAGCGTTTTTCGGTCTTTTTCTGCTATGCCTGTATTGAGTAGCTGGCCGATTGCTCTGGAGACGGTTTCGCGGCTGCAATTGGTCATGCCTGCCAGCGATTGCTGTGGGGGAAGCTCAATAATTTTTAAATTGCCGGGAAGGGTACGGATCAGCGTTGTCAGTACGGTGCAGATACGTTGGTAAGGGTTCTGAATACTGAGCATGGCGCGGTTTTGCGAAGACAGGCGGACTAAATACGCGAGTTTTTTCATGACCCGCTCTGCCAGTACGGGGTGAGAGTAGATAAGCTGTAGCGCGGTGTGGCGGCTCATGACCATCAGCTCGGCGTCGCCAATCGAAACCACACTGGTAGAGCGGGAGCCACCGTCAATCACGGCCAGCTCACCAAAGTATTCCCCTTCATTAATAATATAAATGCAAAGCTCCCGGCCATCTTCTGTCACATCAATCACTTGCAGACGACCTTTAATCAAGAAGAATAGCTCATCGCCTAAAGAGCCTTTGGTAATCACTTGCTGGTTGCGCACTGCTGTCCTAAGGTGAGAGTCGCGCGCAATCGATTTGAGGATGGTTTCTGGAATACCAGAAAAAAATTCTAAAGAGTAGATAGGGTGGCGTGTCATAAGCATTTCCCGATCATAATTGGGCCAAGGAGGGAAGAAAATGCTGAAGCGAGTCGATCAATATCTTTTTATGTTTGCTGTTCTTTTGTCAGCATCGTCTAGTGTTTTAGCACAAGATTTCGCAAATATCGGGACAGTTATTGCAATAATCGGACAGCCGACTCTTTTACGGGATGGCCGGCAGCAGTCATTAGTCAAAGGTGATGTATTGCGCGAAGGGGATGAGCTGCACACTGCCGGGCAAACGAGTGTGTATTTGCGCACGTTTGATCAGGGCTTTATTGCGGTTCGCCCCAATAGTGTTTTGCTGATTGAAAAGTACCGGGTAGGCAAGCAGGGCTCGGCAAGCCAGTTTAAGTTGCAGCTTAAATCCGGGTTGATGCGCTCTGTAACTGGGCAGGATGTGCAAAAAGAAAAAGATAAATATCGTTTGAATACACCCGTGGCTGCCATTGGCTTACGCGGCACTGATTTTGTAGTGTTTACCGATGATCATGCAACACAAGTCGCCGTGCAAAAAGGCGGGGTGGTTATCGAGCCGTTTTCTAAAGCGTGCAGTGTGGAGCTGGGCGGGCCATGCCAGGGGATTAATTCCAGAGAGTTATTTGCTTCCGCAGCGCATATGCTTGAGGT encodes the following:
- a CDS encoding glycosyltransferase family 4 protein, giving the protein MEKMNILFSAQGMIPPLTGIGRYATSLSRAMQERGSDLDLDYYQFGRVSKKTNNEFLLSKIRNMVNRFPALKSYLRKKYHANRGVHTIKEKKYIYHEPNYIPTVLQYPYLVTVHDLSHIINPEWHPIERVRFLNEHLPLTLEKADAIFVVSKSVKKELIRWMPEVSNKLHITYNGVDHTKFSPESYNSRILEKYNLPSKEYFLFLGTIEPRKKIEDLLTAYQMLVQNKKTTLPLIIIGGVGWKCEDILERIKHSKNVRWLQYVTEKDLPALLAGARCMVYPSAYEGFGLPVLEAMTVGTPVITTSGGAIQEIGGAAPFYFNRGDIEGLAEHMTNLALSPECACDHITEGLIRSHYFTWDRCASKTLDTYRDVWANHY
- a CDS encoding Crp/Fnr family transcriptional regulator, with product MLMTRHPIYSLEFFSGIPETILKSIARDSHLRTAVRNQQVITKGSLGDELFFLIKGRLQVIDVTEDGRELCIYIINEGEYFGELAVIDGGSRSTSVVSIGDAELMVMSRHTALQLIYSHPVLAERVMKKLAYLVRLSSQNRAMLSIQNPYQRICTVLTTLIRTLPGNLKIIELPPQQSLAGMTNCSRETVSRAIGQLLNTGIAEKDRKTLIVREPERLQHIVQGKITIE
- a CDS encoding glycosyltransferase, whose protein sequence is MPFAAARSIIKNSKLNKISLIRAIFMKIIHLGKFYPPEYGGIETVTFDLVEGLNNQGVNADVLCSNKGKETKIDLVNSSYQVIRAGTLAVINSTSISLKLIKELNNCIHQYDAIHIHLPNPMANLAIWLIQPKCKVYLHWHSDIVKQKHMLKLYAPWLKWLINRADGIIATSQRYAESSKWLAPNMDKVSIIPIGVVDKSKQVSAELVSKIRSEYKNKKIVLSIGRSAAYKGVRYLIEACKYTNDDIVILIGGPGIESFQPLIKKLGLEYKIKLLGTIADQQLASYYAACDIFCLPSIYRSEAYGIVQVEAMSFSKPIISCDISGSGVSWVNEHNKSGLLVPPSNPNALADAINMLSQDDVLRNKMALYARARFEQELTANQMVSKTIQMYKASMPAMAKFSKFETHKIKVALNNEAVLISKNSKQTSKTS
- a CDS encoding ABC transporter permease; its protein translation is MEFIKRIFAGRWLLHAMVSREIKSRYSGSILGIFWLFFAPVLMILTYSLVFADLMKSRLPGINSHYAYTIYLTSGMLVWQYFSEVISRGKLFLVENAGLLRKNNISKIIPLLSVVVIALVNSLVLAGFYFIFLIILNLFTIEIFAIYILQILVITLFSFSIAGLLALAHAYVRDVGQFVDAFMQLLFWATPIVYAPQILPKWAADYIYLNPVYWVSQLGQQVVLDWPIAWNWLFNAILLSIISFFIFYFFYSRNIQKIMDDL